From one Magnetococcales bacterium genomic stretch:
- a CDS encoding SDR family NAD(P)-dependent oxidoreductase, which yields MHMAEQQKNILITGCSSGIGHASAIALKQRGWRVFATARKPHDVERLRGEGFESWPLDLDDSNSIEYALARILDTSQGRLDALFNNGAYGQPGAMEDLSRDALRRQFETNLFGTHELTRQVLPVMRRQGNGRILQNSSILGFVALPHRGAYVATKFALEGMTQAMRLEMRGTGIHFILIQPGPINTPFRDNARQAFLEHVRTESSHHLKKYERWLTEHQRNQSSGGIFSRPPEAVVAKVIHALESRHPRLRYGVTVPTHIAALLRRALPFTLLERLLARG from the coding sequence ATGCATATGGCAGAGCAGCAAAAGAACATTCTGATCACGGGATGTTCTTCAGGGATCGGCCACGCGAGCGCGATCGCATTGAAACAACGCGGCTGGCGCGTTTTCGCCACCGCCCGCAAACCTCACGATGTGGAACGGTTGCGCGGCGAAGGATTCGAATCATGGCCGCTTGACCTCGATGATTCAAATTCGATCGAATACGCCCTGGCACGAATCCTCGACACCAGTCAAGGACGTCTCGATGCCCTGTTCAATAATGGCGCCTACGGTCAACCAGGCGCCATGGAAGACCTGTCACGCGACGCCCTGCGCCGCCAATTCGAAACCAACCTGTTCGGAACCCACGAACTGACCCGCCAGGTTCTGCCAGTGATGCGCCGCCAGGGAAACGGACGAATCCTGCAAAACAGTTCCATCCTTGGCTTCGTCGCCCTCCCCCACCGCGGCGCCTACGTCGCTACCAAGTTCGCCCTGGAAGGGATGACCCAGGCAATGCGTCTGGAAATGCGCGGCACAGGCATCCACTTCATCCTGATTCAACCCGGTCCCATCAATACCCCGTTTCGCGACAACGCCCGGCAGGCCTTCCTCGAACACGTCCGCACCGAATCAAGTCACCACTTGAAAAAATACGAACGCTGGCTCACGGAGCACCAAAGAAACCAATCCTCCGGTGGCATTTTCTCCCGCCCTCCTGAAGCGGTGGTCGCCAAAGTCATCCACGCCCTCGAAAGTCGCCACCCCCGTCTCCGTTACGGAGTCACCGTCCCCACCCACATCGCAGCCCTGCTGCGCCGGGCTCTGCCCTTCACCCTGCTGGAACGATTGCTGGCCCGGGGATGA
- a CDS encoding peptidylprolyl isomerase: MNYRHRCGFKVLAMMIPVLLTGCLTTTPSQLSMTGAEPAEDVKELPPVRLTGVESGEKVASMGGVVLEAGELKAWLDRLPKGTRSRLLADEEALGWRIRWEVTRKYLETLAIEDETMIRSGALRRMQQAEEESLRGQYLSAITTPQVHFPDEATLQRTYREGLERSKTVRRVHLRQIFVPFGGNSEAARVKSAALFAMARKNRADFPSLARKLSMDPETAAQGGDMGWKNFATLPQAFKNGLKDVENDAVIGPLETERGYHIVQKVAEAVEGQKSFAEMAESLRRTLRQRQTAENLKRNLARWSEENPIVFNPDGMELLNREFSNQNGGESNLLVQQKIARNP; encoded by the coding sequence ATGAATTACCGTCACCGTTGTGGTTTCAAGGTATTGGCCATGATGATTCCGGTCTTGTTGACCGGATGTTTGACGACCACTCCGAGTCAGCTTTCGATGACGGGGGCGGAACCGGCGGAAGATGTCAAGGAATTGCCACCCGTGCGGTTGACGGGGGTGGAATCGGGTGAGAAGGTGGCGTCGATGGGTGGCGTCGTACTTGAAGCGGGGGAGTTGAAGGCCTGGCTCGATCGATTGCCGAAAGGGACCCGGAGTCGCCTTCTGGCCGACGAGGAGGCCCTGGGCTGGCGGATTCGTTGGGAGGTCACGCGGAAATATCTTGAAACCCTGGCCATCGAGGATGAAACGATGATCCGGTCGGGGGCGTTGCGTCGGATGCAACAGGCGGAGGAGGAATCGCTGCGCGGTCAGTATCTGTCCGCCATCACCACGCCCCAGGTCCACTTTCCCGACGAGGCAACCTTGCAGCGGACCTATCGGGAGGGGTTGGAACGTAGCAAAACGGTGCGGCGGGTCCATCTGCGGCAGATTTTTGTTCCATTTGGCGGCAATTCCGAGGCGGCGCGGGTTAAGAGCGCGGCGTTGTTCGCCATGGCGCGGAAAAATCGCGCCGATTTTCCTTCCCTGGCACGAAAACTGTCGATGGATCCCGAAACCGCGGCCCAGGGAGGGGATATGGGATGGAAAAATTTCGCCACGTTGCCCCAGGCGTTCAAAAATGGTTTGAAAGACGTGGAAAATGATGCGGTCATCGGTCCCCTGGAGACGGAACGGGGGTATCATATCGTCCAGAAGGTGGCCGAGGCAGTCGAAGGACAGAAAAGTTTTGCCGAAATGGCCGAATCGTTGCGTCGAACCCTGAGGCAGAGGCAGACTGCGGAAAATCTGAAACGAAATCTTGCCCGCTGGTCGGAGGAAAACCCCATCGTTTTCAACCCCGATGGCATGGAACTTCTCAATCGGGAGTTTTCGAACCAGAACGGGGGGGAATCGAATCTGTTGGTGCAACAGAAAATTGCACGCAACCCATGA
- a CDS encoding peptidylprolyl isomerase: MPFAGMKKYAVGWGWVVFTGMLLLSQGVLAKEDPGRKGNAVSGETVIASMGGVKLYTSELNRLFANSDARARTRVLTNPQLLEQTIREELFKKFILQQANTTGFDKQPQVQWAMERAGENTLLELYLNSRSRPEEQFPDEAMIKDAYEKNQAHFQVPSQAHLAQIFLPLTTDEKANKATTEKMNDLFNKAKKANADFAALAREHSQHSESAQDGGDMGWIPMNQMVPEVGKVVETMKAGEIKGPVQSPQGLHIIKLIESKPASVRSLEEAKPVLVAGLKKQRMETLRAQFLKDLLDKTPAIIDSANLSKLK, translated from the coding sequence ATGCCGTTTGCCGGGATGAAAAAATATGCGGTGGGATGGGGATGGGTTGTTTTCACGGGAATGCTGTTGTTGTCCCAGGGGGTGCTGGCCAAGGAGGACCCGGGCCGGAAGGGGAACGCCGTTTCCGGGGAAACCGTCATTGCCTCGATGGGGGGGGTCAAACTGTACACTTCGGAATTGAACCGGTTGTTTGCCAACAGCGATGCCCGGGCCAGAACCCGGGTCCTGACCAATCCGCAGCTTCTGGAACAGACCATTCGCGAGGAATTGTTCAAGAAGTTCATTCTGCAACAGGCCAACACCACCGGATTCGACAAGCAACCTCAGGTGCAATGGGCCATGGAGCGGGCCGGCGAGAACACCTTGCTGGAACTCTATCTCAATTCCCGGTCGCGTCCGGAAGAACAATTTCCCGACGAGGCGATGATCAAGGATGCCTATGAGAAAAATCAGGCCCATTTCCAGGTTCCGTCCCAGGCGCACCTGGCGCAGATTTTTCTTCCTCTGACCACAGACGAGAAGGCCAACAAGGCCACTACCGAAAAGATGAACGATCTGTTCAACAAGGCGAAAAAGGCCAATGCCGATTTTGCCGCCTTGGCCCGGGAACATTCGCAACATTCCGAGAGTGCCCAGGATGGTGGGGACATGGGATGGATTCCCATGAACCAGATGGTCCCGGAGGTGGGAAAGGTGGTTGAAACCATGAAGGCGGGAGAAATCAAGGGACCGGTTCAAAGCCCGCAGGGGTTGCACATCATCAAACTCATCGAAAGCAAGCCGGCCTCGGTCCGGTCGTTGGAGGAGGCCAAGCCGGTTTTGGTGGCGGGATTGAAAAAACAACGGATGGAAACGTTGCGTGCCCAGTTTCTCAAGGATTTGCTGGACAAGACACCAGCCATCATCGACAGTGCGAATCTGTCAAAACTCAAATGA
- the argH gene encoding argininosuccinate lyase → MTRPAGGKLWGGRFREPTNAFVERFTASIHYDQRLFREDIRASSVHCRMLARQGIIAPEEAEQILSGLERVRGEIEAGTMSFRTELEDIHMHVESRLKELIGPVAGKLHTARSRNDQVATDLRLYLRGEVDELIAALGAVRHSLLDLAKIHVETLLPGFTHLQNAQPVSLAHHLLAYFEMFTRDRERLTLLRPRVNQLPLGSAALAGTPFPIDREWVARELGFDGVCRNSMDAVSDRDFVLEIAFTGALIMGHLSRFSEELILWSSTPFGFIELPDAFCTGSSIMPQKKNPDVPELVRGKSGRVTGHLVGLLMMMKGLPLAYNRDMQEDKEPIFDVVDTVGGSLRLFADLIPGIQVRKEKMAAAAAGGFTTATDCADYLVRKGVPFREAHEITGKIVRLCVEENTTLSSLSLVAMQNVDPRIGPDIHEVLRVEASVNARRSQGGTAFETVRQALETAETFLNAEGNHAFSGTMAPKKGKDHGTT, encoded by the coding sequence ATGACCCGACCCGCCGGCGGCAAACTCTGGGGTGGCCGTTTTCGTGAACCCACCAATGCCTTCGTCGAACGGTTCACGGCATCGATTCACTATGACCAAAGGCTCTTTCGTGAGGATATCCGGGCCTCCTCGGTCCATTGCCGCATGCTGGCACGGCAGGGAATCATCGCTCCCGAGGAGGCGGAACAGATTCTTTCGGGCCTGGAACGGGTCCGGGGTGAAATCGAGGCCGGAACGATGTCCTTCCGCACCGAGCTTGAAGACATTCACATGCATGTCGAAAGCCGCCTCAAGGAATTGATCGGCCCGGTCGCCGGCAAGCTGCATACGGCACGTTCCCGCAATGATCAGGTGGCCACCGACCTCAGGCTCTATCTGCGCGGCGAGGTCGATGAACTGATCGCCGCCCTTGGCGCCGTGCGTCACAGCCTGCTGGACCTTGCCAAAATTCATGTCGAAACCCTGCTTCCCGGGTTTACCCACCTGCAAAACGCCCAACCGGTAAGCCTTGCCCATCATCTGCTCGCCTACTTTGAAATGTTCACCCGCGATCGGGAACGTTTGACCCTTCTGCGACCCCGGGTCAACCAGTTGCCCCTGGGTTCGGCGGCCCTGGCGGGAACGCCATTTCCCATTGATCGCGAATGGGTCGCCAGGGAACTGGGTTTTGATGGGGTGTGCCGCAATTCCATGGATGCCGTTTCCGACCGTGATTTTGTCCTTGAAATTGCCTTCACCGGGGCATTGATCATGGGTCACCTGTCACGTTTTTCCGAGGAATTGATCCTCTGGTCATCGACACCGTTCGGTTTCATCGAACTGCCCGATGCCTTCTGTACCGGCTCCTCGATCATGCCCCAGAAGAAAAACCCCGACGTGCCGGAGTTGGTTCGGGGCAAAAGTGGCCGGGTCACGGGACATCTGGTAGGGCTTCTCATGATGATGAAGGGGCTGCCTCTGGCCTACAATCGCGACATGCAGGAAGACAAGGAACCCATATTCGATGTCGTGGACACGGTGGGCGGCTCGTTGCGACTGTTCGCCGACCTGATTCCCGGCATCCAGGTTCGCAAGGAGAAGATGGCCGCCGCCGCCGCCGGAGGCTTCACCACCGCCACCGATTGCGCCGATTATCTGGTCAGGAAAGGGGTCCCCTTTCGCGAGGCGCACGAAATCACGGGAAAAATTGTGCGCCTGTGCGTCGAGGAAAACACGACGCTTTCTTCCCTTTCCCTTGTGGCCATGCAAAACGTGGATCCGCGCATCGGCCCGGATATTCACGAGGTGCTTCGGGTGGAAGCCTCGGTGAACGCCCGTCGTTCCCAGGGAGGCACCGCCTTCGAAACGGTACGCCAAGCCCTGGAAACGGCGGAAACGTTCCTGAATGCCGAAGGAAACCATGCTTTTTCTGGAACAATGGCGCCCAAAAAAGGAAAAGATCATGGGACGACCTGA
- a CDS encoding SapC family protein, producing the protein MAQLLFYERPVPLNKDRHRTLAIRPADNLYGFSRVTNSVMLAGVEFVHAAKEYCIVFTRAGDLVIPVALLGLRNDENLYVDGENRWDAHYVPAFIRRYPFILAGSGTDDGQKTVCIDETFAGFDQKEGRRLFDDAGEPTDFLNSAIKFLQDYQGQYRRTEVFVNRLRDLDLFTDLNAQAQLPGGQKLHMGGLLGVDENKLLQLEKNKALELFRSGELSWVYAHLLSMGNMQRLGERLIKKEQAGRA; encoded by the coding sequence ATGGCACAACTTCTTTTTTATGAACGTCCGGTTCCCCTCAACAAGGACCGGCACCGGACCCTTGCCATTCGTCCGGCGGACAATCTTTATGGCTTCAGCCGCGTGACCAATTCGGTGATGTTGGCCGGGGTGGAGTTTGTTCACGCCGCCAAGGAATATTGCATCGTTTTCACGCGGGCGGGGGACTTGGTGATTCCGGTGGCGCTTCTGGGGTTGCGCAATGATGAAAACCTTTATGTCGATGGCGAAAATCGTTGGGATGCCCATTATGTCCCTGCGTTCATCCGCCGTTATCCGTTCATTCTGGCCGGATCGGGAACGGATGATGGCCAGAAGACGGTGTGCATCGATGAAACGTTTGCCGGCTTTGACCAAAAGGAGGGGCGCAGGCTTTTCGACGATGCGGGAGAACCTACCGATTTTCTCAACAGTGCCATCAAATTTCTTCAGGATTACCAGGGGCAATACCGCCGCACCGAGGTTTTCGTCAACCGTTTGCGGGACCTTGATCTTTTTACCGACTTGAACGCCCAGGCGCAACTGCCGGGCGGTCAGAAGCTGCACATGGGGGGGTTGCTGGGCGTCGATGAAAACAAGCTGCTGCAACTGGAGAAAAACAAGGCTCTGGAATTGTTTCGTTCCGGCGAATTGAGCTGGGTCTATGCCCATCTTCTTTCCATGGGCAACATGCAAAGGCTTGGCGAGCGGTTGATCAAGAAAGAGCAGGCTGGAAGGGCTTGA
- a CDS encoding B12-binding domain-containing radical SAM protein, translated as MADIHIVYFDVRTGFYPSFHHGLAYIIGNLKQHGHQVALDHLIAVEDIPRAIERIETRRPHLLGLSFTTNQLRYAQSFLALERKHKPLTIVGGVHGTLVKEGLFQELPRVDAVCIGEGEVPMLELAGRLDRGDDPSTTASMIFRTDRGIVRNPVAPLPLLDDLALPDYTLFDFKKIIREGGESFPMLLGRGCPYKCSYCCNHVLRDAYPNKKDYVRFPSIARSMEIIKGNLALFPETRQILFADDTFTLNKKWIVEFCEVYKKTIGLPYICNARVETINEPVVESLKNSGCASIEFGIESGNEWLRKNLLNRQHSNDKIRKAFAIVKKYGLKTFAFNIVGLPFETNAMARETFRFNQELRADYGRCFFFFPYPGSEIYEVARKYDLLPDHLDQVSGYTESPVLRPVHQSHEETRANNEKLNILFMVRSIASKLGLPLAFENLLLWVAILFRRPIFIVLDPRSSSPVVRRFRGVIRTLFQRHLRVGNVGK; from the coding sequence ATGGCTGATATTCATATTGTCTATTTCGATGTACGGACGGGTTTCTATCCTTCGTTTCATCACGGTTTGGCCTATATCATCGGCAATCTGAAACAGCATGGACACCAGGTTGCCCTGGATCATCTCATTGCCGTGGAGGATATTCCCAGGGCGATCGAGCGTATCGAGACGCGCAGGCCGCACCTTCTGGGACTGTCCTTCACCACCAATCAATTGCGGTATGCCCAGTCTTTTCTTGCCCTGGAACGAAAGCACAAACCCCTTACCATTGTCGGTGGGGTTCACGGAACGCTCGTCAAGGAAGGATTGTTTCAGGAGTTGCCTCGGGTGGATGCCGTTTGCATCGGAGAAGGGGAGGTGCCGATGCTTGAACTGGCGGGACGCCTGGACCGCGGTGACGACCCTTCGACAACCGCGAGCATGATCTTCAGGACCGATCGGGGCATCGTCAGAAATCCGGTAGCCCCACTGCCGCTGCTCGACGATCTGGCTCTGCCCGATTATACCTTGTTCGATTTCAAGAAAATCATCAGGGAGGGGGGCGAATCCTTTCCCATGTTGTTGGGACGCGGCTGTCCCTACAAGTGCAGCTACTGTTGCAACCATGTCCTGCGCGATGCCTATCCCAACAAAAAGGATTATGTCAGGTTTCCCTCCATTGCCCGGTCCATGGAGATCATCAAGGGCAATCTGGCCCTTTTTCCCGAAACGCGCCAGATTCTTTTCGCCGATGATACCTTCACGTTGAACAAGAAATGGATCGTCGAATTTTGTGAGGTCTACAAAAAAACCATTGGTCTGCCGTATATTTGCAACGCCCGTGTCGAAACCATCAACGAGCCGGTGGTCGAAAGCCTGAAAAATTCCGGCTGTGCCTCCATTGAATTCGGCATTGAATCGGGGAACGAATGGTTGCGAAAAAATCTGTTGAACCGTCAGCATTCCAACGACAAGATTCGCAAGGCCTTTGCCATCGTGAAAAAATACGGTCTGAAGACCTTTGCCTTCAACATTGTCGGTCTCCCCTTTGAAACCAATGCGATGGCTCGGGAGACCTTCCGGTTCAATCAGGAATTGCGTGCCGATTATGGCCGGTGTTTTTTCTTCTTCCCCTATCCTGGCAGTGAGATTTATGAAGTCGCCAGGAAGTATGATCTGCTTCCCGATCATCTCGACCAGGTTTCGGGGTATACCGAGTCACCTGTCCTCAGACCGGTGCATCAATCTCATGAAGAAACCCGGGCAAACAATGAAAAATTGAATATTTTGTTCATGGTGCGCTCCATTGCTTCCAAACTTGGGTTGCCGCTTGCGTTTGAGAATCTGTTGCTGTGGGTTGCCATTCTTTTTCGCCGACCCATTTTCATAGTGCTCGATCCAAGGTCGTCCAGTCCTGTCGTCAGACGCTTCCGTGGCGTCATCAGAACCTTGTTCCAACGTCATTTAAGGGTGGGAAACGTCGGCAAATGA
- the argF gene encoding ornithine carbamoyltransferase produces MNSITLKKRDLLSLMDLDLSEIQRLFTRASELKESLARGDTTRTLEGRTLGMLFEKPSTRTRVSFEVGMYQLGGHALFLSSKEIQLGRGETISDSARVLSRYLDALMIRTFAHENAVTLARFATVPVINGLSDHFHPCQILTDIFTYQEKRGSLEGRKVAFVGDGNNMAHSWILASVKMGCHLTLACPINYDPDPVVLSMAQGQTKTTGIGSISLTRDPREAVADADLVVTDTWISMGQEQERQRRLRAFAGFQVDRTLMRLAKKDVLFMHCLPAHRDEEVSSEVLDGEHSVVWDEAENRLHVQKAILEWLILRRF; encoded by the coding sequence ATGAACTCCATAACCTTGAAAAAACGTGATCTTCTTTCCCTGATGGACCTGGACCTGTCGGAAATCCAGCGTCTGTTCACGCGGGCGTCCGAACTCAAGGAATCCCTCGCCAGGGGTGACACAACCCGGACGCTGGAAGGGCGAACCCTGGGAATGTTGTTCGAAAAGCCCTCGACCCGGACGCGGGTCTCCTTCGAGGTGGGGATGTATCAACTGGGGGGGCATGCCTTGTTTCTCTCCTCCAAGGAAATCCAGTTGGGCCGCGGCGAAACCATCTCCGACAGCGCCCGAGTCCTGTCACGTTATCTCGATGCCCTGATGATTCGCACGTTCGCCCATGAAAATGCGGTCACGCTGGCCCGATTCGCCACGGTTCCAGTCATCAATGGATTGTCCGATCATTTTCATCCCTGTCAGATTCTGACTGACATTTTCACCTATCAGGAAAAACGGGGCTCCCTGGAAGGACGCAAGGTGGCGTTTGTCGGCGACGGCAACAACATGGCCCATTCCTGGATCCTTGCCAGCGTCAAGATGGGGTGTCATCTGACCCTGGCCTGCCCGATCAACTACGATCCCGATCCTGTGGTCTTGAGCATGGCCCAGGGGCAAACCAAAACCACGGGGATCGGATCGATCTCCTTGACACGCGATCCCAGGGAAGCGGTGGCGGATGCCGACCTGGTGGTCACCGACACCTGGATTTCGATGGGACAGGAGCAGGAACGCCAACGTCGGTTGCGGGCGTTTGCCGGTTTTCAGGTCGATCGAACATTGATGCGTCTGGCGAAAAAAGATGTCCTGTTCATGCATTGCCTGCCGGCGCATCGTGACGAGGAGGTCTCCTCGGAGGTGCTGGACGGAGAACATTCGGTGGTGTGGGATGAGGCGGAAAACCGGTTGCATGTGCAGAAGGCCATCCTCGAATGGCTGATCCTCAGACGTTTTTAA
- a CDS encoding aspartate aminotransferase family protein, producing MIKMPHVIPSYSRFPVTFVRGEGVVLWDDEGKTYLDFLSGIGVNNLGHCHPKVVAAIREQAGRLIHTCNLYRIPLQEELAKALTDSCFAEQVFFCNSGAEANEAAIKLARKTMYERKQSHRHEIITANNGFHGRTLATLTATAQDKVQKGFAPLPAGFKYVPYNNPQAVEQAVGENTAAIMVEPIQGESGIVIPDVDYLPALRDIADRHDLLLIYDEVQTGMGRTGRFWCHQHEQAAPDIMTSAKALASGIPMGACLTTAKVASAFSPGSHGSTFGGNPLACASALATVSVINGDGFLDAVAEKGAYLLDGLKKIAANHKMVIDVRGRGLMAGIQLNSPAEETVSICLSRGLLVSCQMGTIIRMLPPLIVEKEEIDKALAIFGGVLNDLF from the coding sequence ATGATCAAGATGCCACATGTCATTCCCAGTTACTCCCGCTTCCCCGTCACCTTCGTCCGCGGCGAAGGGGTCGTCCTCTGGGATGACGAAGGAAAAACCTATCTTGATTTTCTCTCCGGCATTGGCGTCAACAACCTCGGACATTGCCATCCAAAGGTTGTGGCGGCGATCCGTGAACAGGCGGGGCGATTGATTCACACCTGCAACCTGTACCGCATCCCCCTTCAGGAAGAGTTGGCCAAGGCGCTCACCGACTCCTGTTTCGCCGAGCAGGTCTTCTTCTGCAACAGCGGCGCCGAGGCCAACGAAGCAGCCATCAAACTGGCGCGCAAAACCATGTACGAGCGCAAGCAGAGCCATCGTCATGAAATCATCACCGCCAACAACGGCTTTCACGGTCGCACCCTGGCGACTCTGACCGCCACTGCCCAGGACAAGGTACAAAAAGGGTTCGCCCCTCTCCCCGCCGGATTCAAATATGTTCCGTACAACAATCCCCAGGCGGTGGAACAAGCGGTGGGAGAAAATACCGCCGCCATCATGGTCGAGCCCATCCAGGGGGAATCGGGGATCGTCATCCCGGACGTGGATTATCTCCCGGCCCTGCGCGACATCGCCGATCGCCACGATCTTCTTTTGATCTACGACGAAGTTCAGACCGGCATGGGACGGACCGGTCGGTTCTGGTGTCATCAGCACGAGCAGGCGGCGCCCGACATCATGACCTCGGCCAAGGCCCTGGCCTCAGGCATTCCGATGGGCGCCTGTCTGACCACGGCCAAGGTGGCCAGCGCCTTCAGTCCCGGATCCCATGGCTCGACCTTCGGTGGCAATCCCCTGGCCTGTGCCTCCGCCCTGGCGACGGTTTCGGTGATCAATGGGGATGGCTTTCTCGACGCGGTTGCCGAAAAGGGGGCCTACCTTCTGGACGGTCTGAAAAAAATTGCCGCCAACCATAAAATGGTCATCGATGTTCGCGGTCGTGGTCTGATGGCTGGAATCCAACTCAACTCGCCCGCCGAGGAAACGGTCAGCATCTGCCTGTCGCGAGGGCTTCTGGTCAGTTGTCAGATGGGCACCATCATCCGCATGTTGCCGCCCCTCATCGTCGAAAAAGAAGAAATCGACAAGGCCCTGGCCATCTTCGGTGGCGTATTGAATGACCTGTTCTGA
- a CDS encoding argininosuccinate synthase, with protein sequence MTERVKKVVLAYSGGLDTSIILKWLQDTYQCEVVTFSADLGQGEELEEARAKAKQFGVREIFVEDLKEEFVRDFVFPMYRANALYEGVYHLGTSIARPLIAKRQIEIANLTQADAVSHGATGKGNDQVRFELGYYALKPNIRVIAPWREWNLTSREKLVAYAETHGIPVPRGKKGEAPYSMDRNLLHLSFEGKILEDPWREPDEDMFVLSVSPEKAPDKATYVELEFIKGDLAAIDGEKMSPAQLLTRLNQLGGSNGIGRLDLVENRYVGMKSRGVYETPGGTILGIAHRAMESLTLDREVAHLKDELAPRYAALIYNGYWFSPERQMIQTMVDASQVAVNGVVRLKLYKGNVTVVGRKSEASLFDPTIATFEEDQGAYHQADAHGFIKLNALRMRIAANLRNRA encoded by the coding sequence ATGACGGAACGGGTAAAAAAAGTCGTTCTCGCCTATTCGGGTGGACTGGACACCTCCATCATCCTCAAATGGCTTCAAGACACCTACCAGTGCGAAGTCGTCACCTTTTCCGCCGACCTGGGGCAGGGAGAAGAGCTTGAGGAAGCACGCGCCAAGGCCAAACAGTTTGGCGTCCGCGAAATTTTCGTCGAAGACCTCAAGGAAGAGTTTGTCCGTGATTTTGTATTCCCGATGTATCGAGCCAACGCCCTGTATGAAGGGGTGTACCATCTGGGAACCTCGATCGCCCGTCCCCTGATCGCCAAGCGCCAGATTGAAATCGCCAACCTTACCCAGGCGGATGCCGTTTCCCATGGCGCCACCGGCAAGGGAAACGACCAGGTCCGGTTCGAACTGGGCTATTACGCCCTGAAACCCAATATTCGCGTCATCGCTCCCTGGCGCGAATGGAACCTGACCTCGCGGGAAAAACTTGTCGCCTACGCCGAAACCCACGGCATTCCCGTCCCCCGTGGCAAAAAGGGAGAAGCCCCCTACTCCATGGACCGCAACCTGCTCCATCTTTCCTTCGAGGGAAAAATTCTCGAAGATCCCTGGCGGGAACCCGATGAAGACATGTTTGTCCTGTCCGTCTCTCCGGAAAAAGCCCCCGACAAGGCAACTTATGTCGAACTTGAATTCATCAAGGGCGACTTGGCGGCCATCGATGGAGAAAAGATGTCCCCCGCCCAACTTCTGACCCGCCTCAACCAGCTGGGAGGAAGCAACGGCATCGGACGCCTGGATCTGGTGGAAAACCGCTATGTCGGCATGAAATCGCGTGGTGTCTACGAGACCCCGGGAGGAACCATTCTCGGCATTGCCCACCGGGCGATGGAATCGCTGACCCTGGATCGTGAAGTCGCCCATCTCAAGGATGAACTGGCGCCACGCTACGCCGCCCTGATCTACAACGGTTACTGGTTTTCTCCCGAGCGCCAGATGATCCAGACCATGGTGGATGCCTCCCAGGTTGCGGTCAACGGTGTCGTGCGGCTGAAACTGTACAAAGGCAACGTCACCGTCGTCGGTCGCAAATCGGAAGCAAGCCTGTTCGATCCCACCATCGCCACCTTCGAGGAAGACCAGGGGGCCTATCACCAGGCGGACGCCCACGGGTTTATCAAACTCAACGCCTTAAGAATGCGCATTGCCGCCAATCTGAGGAATCGCGCATGA
- a CDS encoding RNA polymerase sigma factor, which produces MTSAKGPDPDLRDVEAARNGDVQAFAQLLKRLEQRVFRFILRHSLSHEDAQDLTQETFFEVCRHLDHFRGNSMFSTWVLGIARNLVLNHVNRSSSFRFAVADDVELTEVIDTGENPHDACQRQARLVALKNGIEHHLSRDLREALVLVCLEGLSYREAARMLELPEATVKTRVFRARKALRAGFENDGTGDLFTFDSD; this is translated from the coding sequence GTGACCAGCGCCAAGGGGCCGGATCCCGATCTGAGGGATGTGGAAGCGGCAAGGAACGGGGATGTCCAGGCGTTTGCCCAACTGCTCAAACGCCTGGAACAACGGGTGTTCCGTTTTATCCTCCGTCACTCCCTTTCCCATGAGGATGCCCAGGATCTTACCCAGGAGACCTTTTTCGAGGTTTGCCGTCATCTGGATCATTTTCGCGGCAATTCCATGTTTTCGACCTGGGTCCTTGGAATCGCCCGCAACCTGGTCCTCAATCATGTCAATCGTTCCTCCTCCTTCCGTTTTGCCGTCGCCGATGATGTCGAACTGACCGAGGTCATCGACACGGGGGAAAATCCCCACGATGCCTGTCAACGACAGGCCCGTCTCGTCGCCCTGAAAAATGGTATCGAACATCATCTTTCCCGGGACCTGCGCGAGGCACTGGTATTGGTTTGCCTTGAAGGGTTGAGCTATCGCGAGGCGGCAAGGATGCTTGAACTGCCCGAGGCCACCGTCAAGACCCGCGTTTTCAGGGCGCGAAAAGCCCTGCGCGCCGGTTTCGAGAACGACGGCACGGGGGATCTGTTTACCTTTGATTCCGATTGA